One Bombus fervidus isolate BK054 chromosome 5, iyBomFerv1, whole genome shotgun sequence DNA window includes the following coding sequences:
- the Rho-7 gene encoding rhomboid family intramembrane serine protease rho-7: MIFIKRLTIFFYCFWMAYNMALRSFLHIGDSTYKCVFTAIKFKPKLYIVEGYKQIRNFHKFRGKTKLSQSSNSLPEEFLKKQSRYFPNLWKPFTFTIIFSATTFIATAIWEYERVRDKTYRIIRSYKQWGIHRTGWRHTMENWWKNLSEGERIFIPICFLNVLIFLSWHVPAFRLTMYRYFSCTPTSSRCWPMLFVIFSHCSLLHLIINMYVLYGFSKIAVAQLGREQFLALYLISGVVSSFSSYLYKAAIGIRDPSLGASGAIMGVFGFVCTQFPNAYLSIIFLPMFKFTASTVMKAIMGLDTLGCLMRWQRFDHAAHLGGALFGIFWQMWGSTNIWQKREPVLVFWHQIREPPRSN, translated from the exons atgatttttataaaaa GATTGACGATATTTTTCTACTGTTTTTGGATGGCCTACAATATGGCTCTTAGGTCATTTTTACATATAGGCGATAGTACATATAAATG tGTTTTTACTGCAATAAAGTTTAAAcctaaattatatatagttgAAGGATATAaacaaattagaaattttcataagTTTAGAGGTAAAACAAAACTATCACAATCATCAAATTCACTACCAGAAGAGTTCCTTAAAAAGCAATCAAGATATTTTCCCAATTTATGGAAACCATTTACCTTTACTATCATA TTTAGTGCAACAACATTTATTGCGACTGCCATTTGGGAGTATGAACGTGTCAGAGATAAAACCTATAGGATAATCAGAAGTTACAAACAATGGGGAATACAT cGAACAGGATGGAGACATACAATGGAGAATTGGTGGAAAAACTTATCAGAAggagaaagaatatttattcctATATGTTTCTTAAATGTGTTGATATTTTTGTCATGGCATGTACCAGCATTTCGATTGACAAtgtatcgatatttttcatgcACTCCTACCAGTA GTAGATGTTGGCCAATgttgtttgtaatattttctcattGTTCCCTTCTTCATTTAATTATCaacatgtatgtattatatggCTTCTCTAAAATTGCTGTGGCTCAACTGGGTAGAGAACAATTTTTGGCACTTTATTTAATTAGTGGAGTAGTATCTAGTTTTTcaagttatttatataaagcTGCCATTGGAATAAGAGATCCTTCCTTGGGAGCT TCAGGAGCAATAATGGGTGTCTTTGGATTTGTATGTACTCAGTTTCCAAATGCATACCTgtctattatttttcttccaatgTTCAAATTTACAGCGAGTACG GTCATGAAAGCTATAATGGGTTTGGATACTTTGGGATGCCTTATGCGTTGGCAACGTTTTGATCATGCAGCACATTTGGGTGGAGCATTATTTGGAAT ATTTTGGCAAATGTGGGGTAGTACCAATATATGGCAAAAACGTGAACCAGTATTAGTATTTTGGCATCAAATCCGTGAACCACCTAGATCTAATTAA
- the LOC139987733 gene encoding S-formylglutathione hydrolase-like, with product MPDITEVSSNKVFGGWQKVYSHESYELGCKMNFGIFLPPQVEEGPVPVIYWLSGLTCTEANFVQKAGAQKYASEQGVILVAPDTSPRNLNIPGEDDDWDFGTGAGFYVDAVKEPWKKHYRMYSYVTKELPALINEKFPVLPDKQSIMGHSMGGHGALICALKNPGLYKTVSAFAPISNPISCPWGKKAFSGYLGGTETNAAWREWDATELAKKYNGPPLDILVDQGKEDKFLKNGQLLPENLLSAAKDAGLSLVLRFQESYDHSYFFISTFIEDHIKHHVKYLKS from the exons ATGCCAGATATTACCGAAGTTTCTAGCAACAAAGTTTTCGGCGGATGGCAGAAAGTCTATTCGCACGAAAG CTATGAATTGGGatgtaaaatgaattttgGAATCTTCCTTCCACCGCAAGTGGAAGAAGGACCTGTACCCGTCATTTATTGGTTATCTGGCTTGACATGTACAGAAGCTAATTTTGTTCAGAAAGCAGGTGCACAAAAATATGCTTCTGAACAAGGAGTAATCTTAGTTGCACCTGATACTAGCCCTCGTAATCTTAATATACCTGGAGAAGATGATGATTGGGATTTTGGAACTGGTGCTGGTTTTTATGTTGATGCGGTAAAGGAGCCTTGGAAAAAACATTACAGAATGTATAGCTATGTTACTAAGGAGCTACCAGctttgattaatgaaaaatttcctgTTTTACCAGACAAACAATCCATAATGGGTCATAG TATGGGTGGACATGGAGCTTTAATATGTGCTTTAAAAAATCCTGGTTTATACAAAACAGTATCTGCTTTTGCACCTATAAGTAATCCAATTTCATGTCCATGGGGGAAAAAGGCTTTCTCTGGTTATTTGGGTGGAACAGAAACTAATGCTGCATGGAGAGAATGGGATGCTACAGAATTAGCTAAAAAGTACAATGGACCTCCTTTGGATATTTTGGTTGACCAG GGAAAAGAAGATAAGTTCTTGAAAAATGGACAATTACTACCAGAAAATTTACTATCAGCTGCAAAAGATGCTGGATTATCTTTAGTTCTTAGATTTCAAGAAAGCTATGATCATAGTTACTTTTTTATATCTACATTCATAGAAGATCATATTAAACATCatgtaaaatatcttaaatcttaa